From one Streptomyces sp. NBC_01478 genomic stretch:
- a CDS encoding universal stress protein yields the protein MERVIITGVDRSARSRVAADWAAREALRRGLPLRVVHVAPPENLDPVEHWPYRPDTVADHVVAELIARHPSLTVRAVSLTGAPAPELRTASAHAELVVLGLRGEGQHTRMPLGSTAAALATGCAGPLVLVPGTLVGRDVPGHTDAVTVGVDARDPAGGALGFAFEAARLHRVRLHAVHAWALPADAAASPVPVSVSETDRATWEDHEEDLLSDALRPWRGKYPDVDVREDVLLFPPAEALAHASETSGLVVLGRHTAPGSTALALLEHARCPVAVVPS from the coding sequence ATGGAACGAGTGATCATCACCGGCGTCGACCGGTCGGCGCGCAGCCGCGTCGCCGCGGACTGGGCGGCGCGCGAGGCGCTGCGGCGCGGGCTGCCCCTGCGGGTGGTGCATGTGGCACCGCCCGAGAACCTGGACCCGGTGGAGCACTGGCCCTACCGCCCGGACACCGTGGCGGACCATGTGGTCGCCGAACTCATCGCACGGCACCCGTCGTTGACGGTCCGCGCGGTGAGCCTCACCGGAGCGCCCGCCCCCGAGCTGCGGACGGCGAGCGCGCACGCGGAACTGGTCGTGCTCGGACTGCGCGGTGAGGGTCAGCACACCCGGATGCCCCTCGGTTCGACCGCGGCGGCCCTGGCCACCGGGTGCGCCGGACCGCTGGTGCTGGTGCCCGGAACCCTCGTGGGGAGGGACGTCCCGGGCCACACCGACGCCGTGACCGTGGGTGTCGACGCCCGGGACCCGGCGGGCGGTGCGCTCGGCTTCGCCTTCGAGGCAGCCCGCCTGCACCGCGTCCGCCTGCACGCGGTGCACGCCTGGGCACTGCCGGCGGACGCCGCAGCGTCGCCCGTCCCGGTGTCGGTGTCGGAGACGGACCGTGCCACCTGGGAGGACCACGAGGAGGATCTGCTGTCCGACGCGCTGCGTCCGTGGCGCGGGAAGTACCCGGACGTCGACGTCCGGGAGGACGTGCTGCTGTTCCCGCCGGCCGAGGCCCTGGCCCACGCCTCGGAGACGTCCGGACTGGTGGTGCTCGGACGGCACACCGCCCCGGGCTCCACCGCACTGGCCCTCCTGGAGCACGCGCGGTGCCCTGTCGCCGTCGTGCCGTCGTAG
- a CDS encoding 4Fe-4S dicluster domain-containing protein has translation MIPTAAPAAVLDRHGLDALVTALTAQGRTVIGPTVRDGAIVLSELSSAGALPYGWGVELDAGRYRLVPREDGAAFAHSAGPQSWKSYLHPARERLWSADRSPEGRVVFTEHEAEPPSYAFLGVRPCDLRAIAIQDRVLTGGRHEDTGYGKRRRRALLIAAECTEPGATCFCVSMGGGPAADPGYDLALTEVVDADGHRFLVRVGSEEGARLLEQVPHRAADVVTEATARASVDAARDRMGRSMPPVDLRALMGGSLDAERWNDVAERCLTCGNCTMVCPTCFCTTTEEVTDLTGDHTERWQRWDSCFDLDFSYLHGGPVRSTPRSRYRQWLTHKLSTWHDQFDSSGCVGCGRCIAWCPAGIDITEEVAALDAELGTETD, from the coding sequence ATGATCCCCACCGCAGCCCCTGCCGCCGTACTCGACCGGCACGGTCTGGACGCCCTGGTCACGGCTCTGACGGCACAGGGACGCACCGTGATAGGACCCACCGTCCGCGACGGCGCGATCGTGCTGTCGGAACTGAGCTCGGCGGGCGCGCTCCCCTACGGCTGGGGCGTCGAACTCGACGCCGGACGCTACCGGTTGGTCCCCCGCGAGGACGGGGCAGCCTTCGCGCACAGTGCGGGACCGCAGTCCTGGAAGTCGTATCTGCATCCCGCGCGTGAGCGGCTGTGGAGCGCCGACCGGTCTCCGGAGGGCCGCGTGGTCTTCACCGAGCACGAGGCCGAGCCGCCGTCGTACGCCTTCCTCGGTGTCCGCCCCTGTGACCTGCGGGCCATCGCGATCCAGGACCGCGTCCTGACCGGCGGCCGACACGAGGACACCGGGTACGGGAAGCGCCGGCGGCGCGCGCTGCTGATCGCCGCCGAGTGCACCGAACCGGGCGCGACCTGCTTCTGCGTGTCCATGGGCGGCGGGCCCGCCGCCGATCCCGGCTACGACCTCGCGCTGACCGAGGTGGTCGACGCGGACGGGCACCGGTTCCTGGTGCGTGTCGGCAGCGAAGAAGGTGCCCGGCTGCTGGAGCAGGTTCCGCACCGCGCGGCGGACGTGGTCACGGAGGCCACCGCCCGCGCCTCCGTCGACGCGGCCCGAGACCGTATGGGCCGTTCCATGCCGCCGGTCGACCTGCGGGCGCTGATGGGCGGGAGCCTGGACGCCGAGCGCTGGAACGACGTCGCGGAGCGCTGTCTGACCTGCGGCAACTGCACGATGGTCTGCCCCACCTGCTTCTGCACCACCACGGAGGAGGTCACCGACCTGACCGGTGACCACACCGAGCGCTGGCAGCGCTGGGACTCCTGCTTCGACCTGGACTTCTCGTATCTGCACGGCGGGCCGGTCCGCTCCACACCCCGCAGCCGCTACCGGCAGTGGCTCACCCACAAACTCTCCACCTGGCACGACCAGTTCGACTCCTCCGGCTGTGTGGGCTGCGGGCGCTGCATCGCCTGGTGCCCGGCCGGCATCGACATCACGGAGGAAGTCGCCGCGCTGGATGCCGAACTCGGAACGGAGACGGACTGA
- a CDS encoding Crp/Fnr family transcriptional regulator, with protein sequence MPPSMALRMNHALPHDHRDRLLHIGREVQFPPGARLFEEGGHANRFWIIRDGTAALDMHMPGRRSPVIETLGVGDLVGWSWLYEPYVWQLGAVAVTRLRAYEFDAVAVRLMCLDDPAFGQVVEHWVGRVLAHRLNAARARLVDLYGTYETKEPR encoded by the coding sequence ATGCCTCCCTCGATGGCCCTCCGCATGAACCACGCGCTGCCCCACGACCACCGTGACCGACTGCTGCACATCGGTCGCGAGGTCCAATTCCCGCCGGGTGCCCGGCTGTTCGAGGAGGGCGGGCACGCCAACCGGTTCTGGATCATCCGGGACGGCACCGCCGCACTCGACATGCATATGCCCGGCCGCCGGTCCCCGGTCATCGAGACGCTCGGGGTCGGGGATCTCGTCGGCTGGTCCTGGCTGTACGAGCCGTACGTCTGGCAGTTGGGCGCGGTGGCGGTGACCCGGCTGCGGGCCTACGAGTTCGACGCGGTGGCCGTCCGGCTGATGTGCCTGGACGACCCCGCCTTCGGCCAGGTCGTCGAGCACTGGGTCGGCCGGGTGCTGGCCCACCGGCTCAACGCGGCCCGCGCCCGGCTGGTCGACCTGTACGGAACGTACGAGACGAAGGAACCGCGATGA
- a CDS encoding FAD/NAD(P)-binding protein: protein MTAVPVPHRVVARRQETGDTVTLRLEPMDAALPDFVPGQFAMVHCFGRGEIPVSVSSVQATGGLAHTIRSVGAVSDGLCAARVGDVVGIRGPYGTSWGLEQARGRDVLVVAGGIGLAPLRPLILRALAEPEAYRRVNVLIGARTPDDLIGRKETESWATAYTGVTVDQPDADWHGDVGVVTQLLGRAHFDPDGTTAFVCGPEPMIRATARELAHHGVPRDHIRVSLERNMRCATGHCGHCQLGPVLVCQAGPVVGWDLAEPLLSVREL, encoded by the coding sequence ATGACCGCCGTACCGGTCCCCCATCGCGTGGTCGCCCGCCGGCAGGAGACCGGCGACACGGTGACGCTGCGACTCGAACCGATGGACGCCGCGCTGCCGGACTTCGTGCCGGGACAGTTCGCGATGGTCCACTGTTTCGGCCGCGGCGAGATCCCCGTCTCGGTGAGCTCCGTACAGGCCACCGGAGGGCTCGCGCACACGATCCGCTCGGTGGGCGCGGTCTCCGACGGGCTGTGCGCGGCCCGGGTCGGTGACGTCGTCGGCATCCGCGGTCCGTACGGCACGAGTTGGGGGCTGGAGCAGGCGCGCGGGCGGGACGTGCTGGTCGTGGCGGGCGGTATCGGACTGGCCCCGCTGCGGCCGCTGATCCTGCGCGCGCTGGCCGAGCCGGAGGCGTACCGCCGGGTCAACGTGCTGATCGGAGCACGCACCCCGGACGATCTGATCGGCCGGAAGGAGACCGAGAGCTGGGCCACCGCGTACACCGGCGTCACGGTCGACCAGCCCGACGCCGACTGGCACGGGGACGTCGGCGTGGTCACCCAACTGCTCGGACGGGCCCACTTCGACCCGGACGGGACGACCGCGTTCGTCTGCGGTCCCGAGCCGATGATCCGCGCCACCGCCCGCGAACTCGCCCACCACGGTGTGCCCCGCGACCACATCCGGGTCTCCCTGGAGCGCAACATGCGCTGCGCGACCGGCCACTGCGGGCACTGCCAGCTCGGTCCGGTGCTGGTGTGCCAGGCCGGTCCGGTCGTGGGCTGGGACCTGGCCGAACCCCTGCTGTCCGTAAGGGAGTTGTGA
- a CDS encoding hydrogenase maturation protease, protein MRTRTRIAVIGVGNEFRRDDGVGWAVVERLRKRAEAGPHHSDTVWATCDGDPGRLIALWESAALAVVVDAAHAHPGTPGRVHRLELDAGRIDGPRSTSSHGLGLGEAVELARVLGLLPDHLVVYAVEGADGSFGTGLSPAVAAAVDPLVTAVEDELTRHQDELAGGRS, encoded by the coding sequence GTGAGGACGCGTACGCGCATCGCCGTCATCGGCGTCGGGAACGAGTTCCGGCGCGACGACGGTGTGGGCTGGGCCGTGGTCGAACGGCTCCGGAAACGGGCCGAGGCCGGGCCACACCACTCGGACACCGTGTGGGCGACCTGCGACGGTGATCCGGGCCGGCTGATCGCGCTGTGGGAGAGCGCCGCCCTGGCCGTGGTCGTCGACGCGGCCCACGCGCACCCCGGCACCCCCGGCCGCGTCCACCGGCTCGAACTCGACGCCGGACGCATCGACGGACCGCGGTCCACCAGCTCGCACGGGCTGGGCCTCGGCGAGGCCGTCGAACTGGCCCGGGTTCTCGGCCTCCTGCCGGACCACCTGGTCGTGTACGCGGTGGAGGGCGCCGACGGTTCCTTCGGCACCGGCCTTTCCCCCGCTGTCGCGGCCGCGGTGGATCCGCTCGTGACGGCCGTCGAGGACGAACTCACGCGGCACCAGGACGAGTTGGCCGGGGGGCGGTCGTGA
- a CDS encoding universal stress protein has translation MLPPVIAGVDGSAESLAAADWAAREAARRDRPLRLTHVWNWHPRQEYGEPVTAAQRHQARRVLRQAKARVRAVAPNVRPYDEQVEGPATAALLKAAEEAELLVLGSRGLSGVTGFLVGSVAQGVVARATRPVVLVRAGEEAADEHLAAPGGRPSVLTGYRDVVLGVDLGDPCDAVIEFAFEAARLRDARLHVVHAWQPPSPLGLGPGEIGLVGGPQRAEEWLGFLSAVLQIWRDKYPGVEVAETVAEGRAQSALLRAASGAALLVVGRHLTDRPAGPRIGPVTHAAIHHVGCPVAVVPHE, from the coding sequence ATGCTGCCGCCCGTCATCGCCGGAGTCGACGGTTCCGCCGAGAGTCTCGCCGCGGCCGACTGGGCCGCCCGCGAGGCGGCACGCCGCGACAGGCCGCTGCGGCTGACCCATGTCTGGAACTGGCACCCGCGCCAGGAGTACGGCGAGCCCGTCACAGCCGCGCAGCGGCATCAGGCCCGCCGCGTCCTGCGGCAGGCCAAGGCGAGGGTCCGTGCCGTTGCCCCGAACGTCCGCCCGTACGACGAGCAGGTGGAGGGTCCCGCGACCGCCGCCCTGCTGAAGGCGGCCGAGGAGGCCGAGCTGCTGGTGCTGGGTTCGCGCGGCCTGAGCGGTGTCACTGGGTTCCTGGTGGGCTCGGTCGCCCAGGGCGTGGTGGCCCGCGCCACCCGTCCCGTGGTTCTCGTCCGGGCGGGCGAGGAAGCCGCAGACGAACACCTTGCGGCGCCCGGCGGCCGCCCCTCCGTCCTGACCGGCTACCGGGACGTGGTCCTGGGCGTCGACCTCGGCGATCCCTGCGACGCGGTGATCGAGTTCGCCTTCGAGGCGGCCCGGCTGCGCGACGCACGGCTCCACGTGGTCCACGCCTGGCAGCCTCCGTCCCCGCTGGGGCTCGGCCCCGGCGAGATCGGCCTGGTGGGCGGACCACAGCGGGCCGAGGAGTGGCTCGGCTTCCTGTCCGCCGTACTCCAGATCTGGCGCGACAAGTACCCCGGCGTCGAGGTCGCCGAGACGGTTGCGGAGGGCCGGGCGCAATCCGCGCTGCTCCGGGCCGCCTCCGGGGCGGCCCTCCTCGTGGTCGGCCGGCACCTCACCGACCGTCCGGCGGGCCCGCGCATCGGACCCGTCACGCACGCCGCCATCCATCACGTCGGCTGCCCCGTGGCCGTCGTACCCCACGAGTGA
- a CDS encoding Ni/Fe hydrogenase subunit alpha produces MTHRGSRVLHVGSLSRVEGEGALSLHVHDGTVTDARLEIYEPPRFFEAFLRGRSYTEPPDITARVCGICPVAYQMSACAAIEDACGVSVDPVIRDLRRLLYCGEWIESQALHIYLLHAPDFLGRPSAIDLARTHRAEVERGLRLKKAGNSLMELLGGRAVHPVNVRLGGFHRTPARTELRSLTEELKRALDDAWETVRWVAGFEFPDASIEADLLALTEPDTYAIEGGTPAVLRANGTTDSFPVRDFTAHVTERHVVHSTALHSWLDGRLHLTGSLARFAISGRLLSPVALEAAVAAGLGDPREGTPCLNPYRSILVRAVETVYAVSEALRIIDGYEPPAHPYTEVPPVAGVGHGATEAPRGLLYHRYEIDADGIVRSALLVPPTAQNQSAIEDDLRRLAQRAISEHDPDDDELTALCERAIRNHDPCISCSTHFLDLTVVRTSGESTGGRDV; encoded by the coding sequence GTGACGCACCGTGGATCCCGTGTGCTGCACGTCGGCTCGCTGTCCCGGGTCGAGGGAGAGGGCGCGCTCAGCCTCCATGTGCACGACGGCACGGTCACCGACGCACGGCTGGAGATCTACGAGCCGCCGCGCTTCTTCGAGGCGTTCCTGCGCGGACGTTCGTACACCGAGCCGCCCGACATCACGGCGCGGGTGTGCGGAATCTGCCCGGTGGCCTACCAGATGAGCGCCTGTGCGGCGATCGAGGACGCCTGCGGAGTGTCGGTCGACCCGGTGATCCGGGATCTGCGCCGGCTCCTCTACTGCGGCGAGTGGATCGAGAGCCAGGCCCTGCACATCTACCTCCTGCACGCCCCGGACTTCCTGGGCAGGCCGAGCGCGATCGACCTGGCGCGCACGCACCGCGCCGAGGTCGAACGCGGTCTCCGGCTGAAGAAGGCCGGCAACTCCCTGATGGAGCTGCTCGGTGGGCGGGCCGTGCATCCGGTGAACGTCCGTCTCGGCGGCTTCCACCGGACCCCGGCACGCACCGAACTGCGCTCGCTGACCGAGGAGTTGAAGCGTGCCCTCGACGACGCGTGGGAGACCGTGCGCTGGGTCGCGGGCTTCGAGTTCCCGGACGCGAGCATCGAGGCCGACCTGCTCGCGCTGACGGAACCCGACACATACGCCATCGAGGGCGGCACACCGGCCGTCCTGCGCGCCAACGGCACCACCGACTCCTTCCCCGTGCGGGACTTCACCGCACACGTCACCGAGAGGCACGTGGTCCACTCCACCGCGCTGCACTCGTGGCTGGACGGGCGACTGCATCTCACCGGCTCCCTGGCCCGGTTCGCGATCAGCGGCCGACTGCTGTCGCCGGTGGCACTGGAGGCCGCGGTCGCGGCGGGACTCGGCGATCCGCGCGAGGGCACGCCGTGCCTCAACCCGTACCGGTCCATCCTGGTGCGGGCGGTGGAGACGGTGTACGCCGTCTCCGAGGCGCTGCGCATCATCGACGGCTACGAGCCGCCCGCGCACCCTTACACGGAGGTGCCGCCGGTCGCGGGCGTCGGGCACGGTGCCACCGAGGCGCCGCGCGGGCTGCTCTACCACCGCTACGAGATCGACGCCGACGGCATCGTGCGCAGTGCGCTGCTGGTGCCGCCCACCGCGCAGAACCAGAGCGCGATCGAGGACGACCTGCGCCGGCTGGCCCAGCGGGCGATCAGCGAACACGACCCGGACGACGACGAGTTGACGGCTCTGTGCGAGCGGGCGATCCGCAACCACGACCCGTGCATCTCGTGCTCCACCCACTTCCTCGACCTGACGGTAGTCCGTACCTCAGGAGAATCCACGGGAGGCCGTGATGTCTGA
- a CDS encoding oxidoreductase — MPLPKLAVFKLASCDGCQLTLLDCEDELLALTGAVEIAHFPEASSTMAPGPYDLTLVEGSVTTPEDAERIHTIRADSRHLVTIGACATAGGIQALRNFADVDEYRRTVYAHPEYISTLATSTPVSAHVDVDFELRGCPVDRRQLIEVITAFLAGRKPDVPDHSVCFECKRRGTVCVTVAHGTPCLGPVTHAGCGALCPAYHRGCFGCFGPSGSVNLPALIPLLRRDGLDDDAVVRYLHTFNAPAFDKELSQ, encoded by the coding sequence ATGCCACTGCCCAAGCTCGCGGTGTTCAAGCTGGCCTCCTGCGACGGCTGTCAGCTCACCCTGCTGGACTGCGAGGACGAACTCCTCGCGCTGACCGGCGCGGTGGAGATCGCGCACTTCCCGGAGGCGTCCAGCACGATGGCTCCCGGCCCCTACGACCTGACCCTCGTCGAAGGCTCGGTCACCACACCCGAGGACGCCGAGCGCATCCACACGATCCGCGCGGACTCCCGCCACCTGGTCACCATCGGGGCGTGCGCGACCGCCGGCGGCATCCAGGCCCTGCGCAACTTCGCGGACGTGGACGAGTACCGGCGCACCGTCTACGCGCACCCCGAGTACATCTCCACCCTGGCCACCTCCACCCCCGTGTCGGCCCATGTGGACGTCGACTTCGAACTGCGCGGCTGCCCGGTCGACCGGCGGCAGCTCATCGAGGTGATCACCGCGTTCCTGGCCGGCCGCAAGCCGGACGTCCCGGACCACAGCGTGTGCTTCGAGTGCAAGCGGCGCGGCACGGTCTGCGTCACCGTCGCCCACGGCACCCCCTGCCTCGGCCCGGTCACGCACGCCGGGTGCGGAGCGCTGTGCCCGGCCTACCACCGCGGCTGCTTCGGCTGCTTCGGCCCGTCCGGATCGGTGAACCTGCCGGCGCTGATCCCGCTGCTGCGCCGCGACGGCCTCGACGACGACGCCGTGGTGCGGTACCTCCACACCTTCAACGCCCCTGCCTTCGACAAGGAGTTGTCCCAGTGA
- a CDS encoding CBS domain-containing protein produces the protein MSESPYTVSDVMTHTAVAIGSEAPFKEIVELLDQWKVSAVPVLAGEGRVVGVVSEADLLAKEEYRGAPDGDPAVPAKAGAVSAAELMSAPAVTVHPDATLAEAARIMARRHVKRLPVVDAVGMLQGVVSRSDLLKVFLRGDGEIAEAVRHHVLGRLPVGAPLTVSVTEGVVTLGGVLPDRSLVPVLARAVRAVEGVVDVRLDLTHR, from the coding sequence ATGTCTGAATCTCCGTACACCGTGAGCGATGTGATGACCCACACCGCCGTCGCCATCGGCAGCGAGGCGCCCTTCAAGGAGATCGTCGAGCTGCTCGACCAGTGGAAGGTCAGTGCCGTGCCGGTGCTGGCGGGCGAGGGCCGGGTCGTCGGGGTCGTCTCCGAGGCGGATCTGCTGGCCAAGGAGGAGTACCGGGGCGCCCCCGACGGCGATCCGGCGGTGCCCGCCAAGGCGGGCGCGGTGTCCGCGGCCGAGCTGATGAGCGCCCCGGCGGTCACCGTGCACCCGGACGCCACGCTCGCCGAGGCCGCCCGCATCATGGCGCGGCGGCACGTCAAGCGACTGCCCGTCGTGGACGCGGTCGGCATGCTCCAGGGTGTGGTCAGCCGCAGCGATCTGCTGAAGGTGTTCCTGCGGGGCGACGGCGAGATCGCCGAGGCGGTCCGGCACCACGTGCTCGGCCGGCTCCCGGTCGGCGCCCCCCTGACGGTGAGCGTGACCGAGGGCGTGGTCACGCTCGGCGGTGTCCTGCCCGACCGGTCGCTCGTGCCCGTGCTGGCCCGCGCGGTGCGGGCGGTGGAGGGGGTCGTCGACGTCCGGCTCGACCTCACGCACCGATGA
- the hypF gene encoding carbamoyltransferase HypF, with product MMRRFQVYGTVQGVGFRPFVYRTAADLGLDGWVANVNGHVEGEVAGPPRAIDEFTARLRTAAPVLARVRRVQLADGARQSAYRPGFHVRQSAPAPADGTVREVPPDAAVCDACLRELRDPRDRRHRYPFVNCTDCGPRATIIEDLPYDRIRTTMSRFPLCADCAAEYTDPTDRRFHAEPIACPACGPELAWEGLRGEAALRAAVKTVAGGGIVALKGLGGYQLVCDAGDPAAVAELRSRKRRPTKPFAVMVRDLRTAARLARIGATERGVLTSPERPVVLLARMPWHGTDPLAPEVHPGLRRIGLFLPTTGLHHLLLGDLNRPLVVTSGNLGDAPITIEDDEARRVLSGIADGFLTHDRPIRSRYDDSVVQCTGRTRITVRRARGLAPAPLPLLVDEPVAGAGAQLKHTFTLAADGRAHLGPHTGDLADVATHEAFLASYDRLKRLTGIEPVALAHDLHPGYLSTQWAEAQQVRRVPVQHHHAHVAACAAEHGVRGRFLGIAYDGLGLGDDGTLWGGEILVADLSGYRRVGRFATAPLPGGDAAVRHPSRTALGRLLGSETLGSPLPYPWLTRSFTDRLDPAEVDIVRAMVARDVNCPRASSAGRLFDTVAALLGLADRVSYEGEAAVLLEAAAGDEHAVPLAHRVLRAQGLWVYDPTPTLTDLLERQADGEPVARLAAAFHVTLGLVTAELVGRAVAEGAPHTVCLGGGCFVNRRLLTEVKRRLHAQGLRVLVGGQVPVGDGGISYGQAAVAAARLARER from the coding sequence ATGATGCGGCGCTTCCAGGTGTACGGCACCGTCCAGGGCGTCGGCTTCCGCCCCTTCGTGTACCGCACGGCCGCCGACCTCGGCCTGGACGGCTGGGTGGCCAACGTCAACGGTCATGTGGAGGGCGAGGTCGCCGGACCGCCCCGTGCGATCGACGAGTTCACGGCCCGGCTGCGCACCGCCGCGCCCGTCCTGGCCCGGGTACGCCGGGTCCAACTGGCCGACGGCGCACGGCAGTCGGCGTACCGCCCGGGCTTCCACGTCCGGCAGAGCGCGCCCGCACCCGCGGACGGCACGGTCCGCGAGGTCCCGCCCGACGCGGCGGTCTGCGACGCCTGTCTGCGCGAACTGCGCGATCCGCGCGACCGGCGCCACCGCTACCCGTTCGTCAACTGCACGGACTGCGGACCGCGCGCCACGATCATCGAGGACCTTCCCTACGACCGGATCCGCACGACCATGAGCCGCTTCCCGCTGTGCGCGGACTGCGCGGCCGAGTACACCGACCCGACCGACCGGCGCTTCCACGCCGAACCCATCGCCTGCCCCGCTTGCGGACCGGAACTGGCCTGGGAGGGACTGCGCGGTGAGGCGGCGCTGCGCGCGGCGGTCAAGACCGTCGCCGGGGGCGGGATCGTCGCACTGAAGGGGCTCGGCGGCTACCAACTGGTGTGCGACGCCGGCGATCCGGCGGCCGTGGCGGAGCTGCGGAGCCGCAAGCGCCGCCCGACGAAACCGTTCGCCGTGATGGTCCGCGACCTCCGCACGGCGGCCCGGCTGGCGCGGATCGGCGCCACCGAGCGCGGCGTCCTGACCTCCCCTGAGCGTCCCGTGGTGCTGCTCGCCCGGATGCCGTGGCACGGCACGGACCCGCTCGCGCCCGAGGTGCACCCGGGCCTGCGCCGGATCGGACTGTTCCTGCCCACCACCGGCCTGCACCACCTCCTGCTCGGCGACCTGAACCGGCCGCTCGTGGTCACCAGCGGCAACCTCGGCGACGCGCCCATCACCATCGAGGACGACGAGGCCCGGCGCGTCCTTTCGGGCATCGCGGACGGCTTCCTCACGCACGACCGCCCGATCCGCTCCCGCTACGACGACTCCGTGGTGCAGTGCACCGGCCGGACCCGGATCACGGTCCGCCGGGCCCGCGGGCTGGCCCCGGCCCCGCTGCCCTTGCTCGTGGACGAACCCGTCGCCGGGGCCGGCGCCCAGTTGAAGCACACGTTCACGCTCGCCGCCGACGGCCGCGCCCATCTCGGGCCGCACACGGGCGACTTGGCGGACGTGGCGACCCACGAGGCGTTCCTGGCGTCGTACGACCGGTTGAAGCGGCTCACCGGCATCGAGCCGGTGGCCCTCGCCCACGATCTGCACCCCGGTTATCTCTCCACGCAGTGGGCCGAGGCGCAGCAGGTGCGCCGCGTCCCGGTGCAGCACCATCACGCGCACGTGGCCGCCTGCGCGGCCGAGCACGGGGTGCGGGGCCGGTTCCTCGGGATCGCCTACGACGGCCTGGGGCTCGGCGACGACGGCACGCTGTGGGGCGGCGAGATCCTCGTCGCCGACCTCAGCGGCTACCGCCGCGTGGGCAGGTTCGCGACCGCGCCCCTGCCCGGCGGCGACGCGGCGGTACGCCATCCCTCCCGTACGGCCCTCGGTCGGCTGCTGGGCAGTGAGACGCTGGGCTCCCCGCTCCCCTACCCGTGGCTGACCCGGTCCTTCACGGACCGGCTCGATCCGGCCGAGGTGGACATCGTGCGCGCCATGGTCGCCCGGGACGTCAACTGCCCGCGCGCGTCCAGCGCCGGACGGCTCTTCGACACGGTCGCCGCCCTGCTCGGCCTCGCCGACCGGGTGAGTTACGAGGGCGAGGCGGCCGTCCTGCTCGAAGCGGCGGCGGGCGACGAACACGCCGTACCGCTCGCCCACCGCGTCCTGCGGGCGCAGGGCCTGTGGGTGTACGACCCCACGCCCACCCTCACCGACCTGCTGGAACGGCAGGCGGACGGGGAACCCGTGGCCCGGCTGGCCGCCGCCTTCCACGTGACGCTGGGACTCGTCACCGCGGAGTTGGTCGGACGGGCGGTGGCCGAGGGCGCGCCGCACACGGTGTGCCTGGGCGGCGGCTGCTTCGTCAACCGGCGGCTGCTGACCGAGGTGAAACGCCGCCTGCACGCGCAGGGACTGCGGGTACTGGTCGGCGGTCAGGTCCCGGTCGGGGACGGCGGAATCAGCTACGGCCAGGCGGCGGTCGCGGCCGCGCGGCTGGCCCGGGAGAGGTGA
- a CDS encoding HypC/HybG/HupF family hydrogenase formation chaperone: MCLGIPGRILEIHDDAGLLMSTVDFGGIRREVCLSCTPEADVGSYVIVHVGFAITLVDEAEARRTLDVLRAMAGAVEGELGEPLP, encoded by the coding sequence ATGTGCCTGGGCATCCCTGGACGGATCCTGGAGATCCACGACGACGCCGGACTCCTCATGTCCACGGTCGACTTCGGCGGTATCCGCCGCGAGGTCTGCCTTAGCTGCACGCCCGAGGCGGACGTCGGGTCGTACGTCATCGTGCACGTCGGTTTCGCGATCACCCTGGTCGACGAGGCGGAGGCGCGGCGCACGCTCGACGTGCTGCGGGCGATGGCCGGCGCGGTCGAGGGCGAGCTGGGCGAGCCACTTCCCTGA